The Papaver somniferum cultivar HN1 unplaced genomic scaffold, ASM357369v1 unplaced-scaffold_107, whole genome shotgun sequence genome includes a region encoding these proteins:
- the LOC113328215 gene encoding solute carrier family 25 member 44-like — protein MSLSTAADEDSAQEIHLPADIDWKMLDKSKFFFLGAALFSGVSATLYPVVVLKTRQQVCPAQSSCAKIGMSMLRREGFRGLYRGFGTSLTGTIPARALYMTALEVTKSNVGIATVRLGFPEPTAAAIANAVAGLSAAMAAQIVWTPIDVVSQRLMVQGGCMNQMEKNGKNLNVNASASSNCKYRGGIDAFRKILNADGIRGLYRGFGMSILTYAPSNAVWWASYSVTQRLVWGGVGCYFCKKEENINENGSSVSSFRPDSKTVMAVQGLSAAMAGGVSALITMPLDTIKTRLQVLDGEGNDKRPLTIGQTVKNLVREGGWSACYRGLGPRWASMSMSATTMITTYEFLKRMSAKNQESLT, from the coding sequence ATGAGTTTAAGCACCGCTGCCGATGAAGATTCGGCACAAGAGATACATTTACCAGCAGATATAGATTGGAAAATGCTTGACAAATCGAAATTCTTCTTTCTCGGTGCGGCGTTGTTTTCAGGTGTATCAGCAACATTATACCCTGTTGTAGTACTCAAGACCAGGCAACAAGTATGTCCAGCGCAATCTTCTTGTGCCAAAATTGGGATGTCGATGTTACGGCGTGAAGGTTTTCGTGGGCTATATCGGGGATTTGGGACGTCGTTGACAGGGACGATTCCGGCTAGAGCGCTATACATGACTGCATTAGAGGTTACAAAGAGTAATGTTGGTATTGCAACCGTGAGATTGGGTTTTCCTGAGCCAACTGCTGCTGCAATTGCTAATGCAGTTGCTGGTTTGAGTGCTGCTATGGCTGCGCAAATTGTTTGGACTCCAATTGATGTTGTAAGTCAGAGACTTATGGTTCAAGGTGGTTGTATGAATCAAATGGAGAAGAATGGGAAGAACCTGAATGTGAATGCGTCGGCGTCATCGAATTGTAAATACCGTGGTGGAATCGATGCGTTCAGGAAAATTCTCAATGCAGATGGTATTAGAGGATTATACAGAGGGTTTGGTATGTCAATATTAACTTATGCACCATCAAATGCTGTGTGGTGGGCATCATACTCCGTCACCCAGAGACTTGTTTGGGGTGGAGTTGGTTGTTATTTCTGTAAAAAGGAAGAGAATATCAATGAGAATGGTAGTAGTGTGAGTAGTTTCCGGCCTGATTCGAAAACTGTAATGGCAGTTCAAGGATTAAGTGCAGCAATGGCTGGTGGTGTTTCAGCTTTAATTACAATGCCGCTTGATACAATCAAGACTAGATTACAGGTCCTCGACGGAGAAGGGAACGATAAACGGCCTCTGACAATCGGACAGACTGTCAAGAATTTAGTAAGAGAAGGTGGTTGGTCTGCTTGTTACAGAGGATTAGGTCCTAGATGGGCTTCAATGTCTATGTCTGCTACTACTATGATCACAACTTATGAATTTCTTAAACGTATGTCTGCGAAAAATCAAGAAAGCTTAACATGA